A genomic segment from Nicotiana sylvestris chromosome 1, ASM39365v2, whole genome shotgun sequence encodes:
- the LOC104219066 gene encoding dirigent protein 1-like, protein MEKQMAIRLIISLSILVMVTAAAIDKTPKAVEKWFKNLPYAKQKTTKFHFYFHEIFAGDNETAPVIAQANITAQSPTFFGMVRMFDNPLTIGPEPNSKQVGLAQGIHGATSLTEIALFFDFNFVFTTGPYNGSSLSVVGRVAESQEYRELQIIGGSGIFRLAQGVATAKTYFSSNTTVIVEYNVIVRHY, encoded by the coding sequence ATGGAAAAGCAAATGGCCATTCGCCTTATTATAAGCTTGTCCATATTAGTAATGGTGACAGCGGCAGCCATAGATAAAACCCCAAAAGCAGTAGAAAAATGGTTCAAAAATCTTCCTTACGCAAAGCAAAAAACCACAAAATTCCATTTCTACTTTCACGAAATTTTCGCAGGAGATAACGAAACAGCTCCTGTTATTGCACAAGCCAACATCACGGCCCAATCACCTACATTCTTTGGCATGGTTAGAATGTTTGACAACCCATTAACTATTGGGCCAGAGCCCAATTCGAAACAAGTGGGCCTAGCCCAGGGAATTCATGGGGCTACATCATTGACTGAAATAGCTCTGTTTTTCGACTTCAATTTTGTGTTCACTACCGGACCATATAATGGTAGTAGTCTGAGTGTGGTTGGTCGAGTTGCTGAATCGCAGGAATACAGAGAGTTGCAAATTATTGGTGGAtctggaatttttaggcttgctCAAGGAGTTGCTACAGCTAAGACTTATTTCTCAAGCAATACAACTGTTATTGTTGAGTATAATGTCATTGTACGTCATTACTAA
- the LOC104219065 gene encoding translocase of chloroplast 120, chloroplastic-like: MENGEEVFGKAGIGERNGVVDETVELQAEDKAAVRPDVSKELEEDDVFEEAIEPENPGVDVEDGVVSEGNDGKSGNVNCSLEDGENSDSRDDADNFEEAVEASHEIQHADDESNQKSEAKWNEEPSVEKQSADEIAAKGNSDSRDDFENFEEAVEASHEIQHADDELNQKSEANCNENPSVEKQSDDEISANNEKEVVEQSNIVDKGKDEVAEVSDLGAAVETEISVNWDEKKDKSAEPVKKSENGVSHHVNLGEAQTHDDADETNPDILGKLDTQDANEAKVDLQNQVHSYKDALLRDEKNVDVIETSAVQPAGHQDTADVHNNVSVSSGSVLNDEKNIEQEGVHSLLVKPVNSDVKDEELKDISHNDTSTNGHLGESLNPSDELKEEVVPTPEQINGSYVDKEHMDIERKVRSPEQVNGSNKDEELQIDGEKAVRSIEPVNSKDEEQIDGEKAVASPEPVNGSSKDEQQIDGPGHVTASTLQGGSSPLKAELRDKESTSPEPTAHEDMVEQKDIQNGDATDHQRLELNESPATGPGNLNDTINKQKNVSVSGTPAFEKHTGDSVMDRTTALDEMSESSEVLMSNNHEKVSEVPQPPVVDAGVGVDKVVVKEPEARSATELPSSSGAPATRIHAPARPAGLGRAAPLLEPATRAVQQPRVNGTASPAQNQLVEESTNGEADEYDETREKLQMIRVKFLRLAHRLGQTPHNVVVAQVLYRLGLAEQLRGRSGGRVAAFSFDRASAMAEQLEAAGQEPLDFSCTIMVLGKTGVGKSATINSIFDEVKFGTDAFQLGTKKVQDVVGTVQGIKVRVIDTPGLLPSWSDQRQNEKILHSVKRFINKTPPDIVLYLDRLDMQSRDYGDMPLLRTITEIFGPSIWFNAIVVLTHAASAPPEGPNGTVTSYDMFVTQRSHVVQQAIRQAAGDMRLMNPVSLVENHSACRTNRAGQRVLPNGQVWKPHLLLLSFASKILAEANTLLKLQDSPPGRPYATRTRSPPLPFLLSSLLQSRPQVKLPTDQFGDDDETLDDDLDDSSDSEDESEYDQLPPFKRLTKAQLAKLSKDQKKAYNDELEYREKLFMKKQLKEERKRRKMMKKMQAAAESLPPTDPSENVDEETSGAASVPVPMPDLALPASFDSDNPTHRYRYLDSSNQWLVRPVLEPNGWDHDVGYEGINVERLFVVKDKIPISLSSQVSKDKKDTNLQMEIASSVKHGDGKATSVGFDMQSVGKDLAYTLRSETRFCNYRKNKATAGLSVTLLGDVMTGGVKVEDKFAFNRRGLLVVSGGAMFGRGDVAYGGSLEATLRDKDHPLGRFLSTLGLSVMDWHGDLAIGCNSQTQIPIGRHTNLIGRVNINNKGSGQVSIRLNSSEQLQIALVSLIPLVQKLLSFSQPVQF, translated from the coding sequence ATGGAAAATGGGGAGGAAGTATTTGGCAAGGCTGGGATAGGGGAGAGGAATGGTGTCGTAGATGAGACTGTGGAATTGCAGGCGGAGGATAAGGCAGCTGTGAGGCCAGATGTGTCAAAGGAATTGGAAGAGGATGATGTGTTTGAGGAAGCAATAGAGCCAGAGAATCCTGGTGTTGATGTTGAGGATGGAGTTGTCAGTGAGGGCAATGATGGCAAGTCTGGGAATGTTAACTGTTCTTTGGAGGACGGCGAGAATTCTGATTCAAGGGATGATGCTGACAACTTTGAGGAAGCAGTTGAAGCTTCGCATGAGATACAGCATGCCGATGATGAGTCTAACCAGAAGTCAGAAGCTAAATGGAACGAGGAGCCTTCAGTTGAGAAGCAAAGTGCTGATGAAATAGCTGCAAAGGGGAACTCTGATTCAAGGGATGATTTTGAGAACTTTGAAGAAGCAGTTGAAGCTTCACATGAGATACAACATGCTGATGATGAATTGAATCAGAAGTCAGAAGCTAACTGTAACGAGAATCCTTCAGTTGAGAAGCAAAGTGATGATGAGATATctgcaaataatgaaaaagaaGTGGTTGAGCAGAGTAACATAGTAGACAAGGGTAAAGATGAGGTGGCTGAGGTTTCAGATCTGGGTGCTGCTGTAGAAACTGAAATTTCAGTAAATTGGGATGAAAAGAAAGATAAGTCAGCTGAACCAGTTAAGAAATCTGAGAATGGAGTTTCCCATCATGTGAACCTGGGAGAGGCTCAAACTCATGATGATGCAGATGAAACAAACCCTGATATTCTTGGAAAATTGGATACCCAGGATGCAAACGAGGCAAAAGTGGATCTTCAGAACCAGGTTCATTCGTACAAAGATGCTTTGCTGCGTGATGAAAAGAATGTTGATGTGATCGAAACATCTGCTGTTCAGCCTGCTGGGCATCAGGACACTGCTGACGTCCACAACAATGTTTCAGTTAGTTCTGGCTCCGTACTGAATGATGAAAAAAATATTGAACAGGAAGGAGTGCATTCTCTTCTTGTAAAACCTGTGAATTCTGATGTTAAGGATGAAGAGCTGAAAGATATTTCCCATAATGATACTTCCACAAATGGTCATCTTGGAGAAAGCTTGAACCCAAGTGATGAACTCAAAGAAGAAGTAGTGCCTACTCCAGAACAAATTAATGGTAGTTATGTGGATAAAGAGCATATGGATATAGAAAGAAAAGTGCGTAGTCCGGAACAAGTTAATGGTAGTAATAAGGATGAAGAGCTGCAGATAGATGGAGAAAAAGCAGTACGTAGTATAGAACCAGTTAACAGTAAGGATGAAGAGCAAATAGATGGAGAAAAAGCCGTGGCTAGTCCAGAACCAGTTAATGGTAGTAGTAAGGATGAACAGCAGATCGACGGTCCAGGCCATGTTACTGCTTCTACTCTGCAAGGAGGAAGCTCCCCCTTAAAGGCAGAATTGAGAGACAAAGAATCAACTAGCCCAGAACCAACAGCTCATGAGGACATGGTGGAACAAAAGGATATTCAGAACGGTGATGCTACTGATCATCAAAGATTGGAATTAAACGAGTCGCCTGCTACTGGGCCAGGGAATTTGAATGACACGATAAACAAGCAGAAAAATGTTTCTGTTTCTGGCACTCCAGCCTTTGAAAAGCATACCGGAGATTCAGTAATGGATAGAACCACTGCACTGGATGAAATGTCTGAATCATCAGAAGTGTTGATGTCCAACAATCATGAGAAGGTCTCCGAGGTTCCTCAACCTCCAGTAGTTGATGCAGGCGTTGGAGTCGATAAAGTTGTTGTGAAGGAACCAGAAGCCAGATCTGCAACGGAACTCCCATCATCTTCTGGTGCACCTGCAACTCGGATACACGCACCTGCTCGACCTGCTGGCCTTGGTCGTGCTGCCCCGCTATTGGAACCTGCTACTCGAGCAGTCCAGCAGCCTCGTGTAAATGGAACAGCATCTCCTGCACAAAACCAGCTTGTTGAAGAATCCACAAATGGAGAGGCTGATGAATATGATGAGACACGTGAGAAGCTCCAGATGATAAGAGTCAAGTTTTTGCGTCTAGCTCATAGGCTTGGGCAGACTCCACATAATGTGGTTGTTGCCCAAGTCTTGTACAGATTGGGGTTGGCTGAACAGCTGCGGGGGAGAAGTGGAGGTCGTGTTGCTGCTTTTAGTTTTGATCGTGCAAGTGCTATGGCTGAGCAACTTGAGGCAGCTGGACAAGAACCCTTGGACTTCTCTTGCACAATAATGGTTCTTGGGAAAACAGGTGTCGGTAAAAGTGCAACCATAAATTCGATATTCGATGAAGTTAAGTTTGGCACTGATGCTTTTCAGTTAGGGACAAAAAAGGTTCAGGATGTTGTTGGGACTGTGCAGGGAATCAAGGTTCGAGTAATTGATACTCCTGGGCTTCTGCCTTCCTGGTCAGACCAGCGCCAGAATGAGAAGATCCTTCATTCCGTGAAACGATTTATTAATAAGACACCCCCGGATATTGTTCTGTATCTTGACAGGTTGGATATGCAGAGCAGAGATTATGGTGATATGCCGTTGTTGAGGACAATTACCGAAATTTTTGGACCGTCAATATGGTTTAATGCCATAGTTGTTCTGACGCATGCTGCATCTGCTCCACCTGAAGGCCCCAATGGTACTGTAACGAGCTATGACATGTTTGTAACTCAGCGGTCTCATGTTGTCCAGCAAGCAATACGTCAGGCTGCTGGAGATATGCGCCTTATGAATCCTGTTTCGCTAGTGGAAAATCACTCAGCATGCAGGACAAACAGGGCTGGACAAAGAGTGTTGCCTAATGGACAGGTTTGGAAGCCTCACTTGTTACTTCTGTCGTTTGCGTCAAAAATATTGGCTGAAGCAAACACATTGCTTAAATTACAAGATAGCCCACCAGGCCGGCCTTATGCCACTAGAACAAGATCTCCTCCTTTACCTTTCCTGCTGTCATCCCTTCTACAGTCAAGGCCACAGGTTAAACTACCAACGGATCAATTTGGTGATGACGATGAGACCTTGGATGATGATCTGGATGATTCTTCAGACTCAgaagatgaatcagaatatgatcaACTGCCACCTTTCAAACGCTTGACCAAAGCTCAGCTGGCAAAGTTGTCCAAAGACCAGAAGAAAGCATACAATGATGAGTTGGAATACAGGGAAAAGCTTTTTATGAAAAAGCAATTGAAGGAAgagaggaagaggcggaagatgatgaagaaaatgcAAGCTGCAGCTGAAAGTTTACCACCAACTGATCCCAGCGAAAATGTAGATGAGGAGACTAGCGGTGCAGCATCAGTGCCAGTACCCATGCCAGACTTGGCGTTACCGGCGTCATTTGATTCTGATAATCCAACTCATAGATATCGATATCTCGATTCTTCTAATCAGTGGCTTGTGAGGCCTGTCCTAGAACCTAATGGTTGGGACCATGATGTTGGTTATGAGGGCATCAATGTAGAAAGATTGTTTGTTGTCAAAGACAAGATCCCTATATCTTTGTCCAGTCAGGTTTCGAAGGACAAAAAGGACACCAATCTTCAAATGGAAATTGCAAGTTCAGTGAAGCATGGAGATGGAAAAGCAACTTCTGTAGGTTTTGACATGCAGTCAGTTGGTAAAGACCTTGCTTATACTCTTCGCAGTGAGACCAGATTCTGCAATTATAGGAAGAATAAGGCGACAGCTGGTCTTTCAGTAACTCTCTTAGGTGATGTCATGACAGGTGGGGTGAAAGTTGAGGACAAATTTGCTTTTAATAGACGGGGACTATTGGTTGTGTCTGGGGGTGCCATGTTTGGCCGTGGTGATGTTGCTTATGGTGGTAGTTTGGAAGCAACGTTGCGAGACAAAGATCATCCTCTTGGTCGTTTCCTCTCAACTTTGGGGCTCTCGGTTATGGACTGGCATGGAGATCTTGCTATTGGATGCAATTCACAAACCCAGATACCTATTGGACGACACACAAACTTGATTGGCCGTGTCAACATTAACAATAAGGGGTCTGGACAAGTTAGTATTCGTTTGAACAGTTCAGAACAGCTTCAGATTGCCTTGGTAAGCTTAATTCCACTAGTCCAAAAGCTGCTTAGCTTCTCTCAACCAGTGCAATTTTGA